In Hwangdonia lutea, a single window of DNA contains:
- the porQ gene encoding type IX secretion system protein PorQ: MLKKIITIFCLFVGSLTFAQVGGEATYQFLNLVSSPRQAALGGKVLTNVDYDVTQALYNPATINVAMDNQLAVNYTSYLGGIGYGTAAYAYTVDRHTQTFHAGVTYINYGSFEGYDEDGNETGTFTGNEAALSMGYAMQIGYSDFYFGGNLKLISSKLEQYSSFGAAVDLGLLYNNEDLDFHAAVAVRNLGTQITTYAGLNEPLPFEVDFGMSQTLEHVPIRWHVTFENLQNWPIARPNPARTTSDLSGNQSDEKIGFLGQVIRHTILGAELFPEGGFNIRLGYNFRRGEELRIIDQRNFSGLSAGISIKMNKMRFSYTHAKYTSAANSNFFGLQIDLQ, from the coding sequence ATGCTAAAGAAAATTATCACTATTTTTTGCTTGTTTGTAGGCAGCTTAACTTTTGCTCAAGTTGGAGGTGAAGCGACTTACCAATTTCTTAATTTGGTGTCCTCGCCACGTCAAGCCGCTTTAGGTGGTAAAGTATTGACTAATGTAGATTACGACGTTACCCAAGCCCTTTATAATCCAGCCACTATTAATGTTGCGATGGACAATCAATTAGCCGTTAATTACACCAGTTATTTGGGCGGAATTGGTTACGGAACTGCCGCTTACGCATATACCGTTGATAGGCACACACAAACCTTTCACGCCGGGGTTACCTATATAAATTATGGTTCTTTTGAAGGTTATGATGAAGACGGAAACGAAACCGGAACCTTTACAGGAAACGAAGCCGCTTTATCTATGGGTTATGCGATGCAAATTGGCTATTCCGATTTTTATTTTGGCGGCAACTTAAAATTGATAAGCTCAAAATTAGAACAGTACAGTTCCTTTGGTGCAGCTGTGGATTTGGGATTATTGTACAATAATGAAGATTTGGATTTTCATGCTGCCGTTGCCGTTAGAAACTTAGGAACCCAAATAACAACGTATGCAGGTTTAAACGAACCCTTACCTTTTGAAGTCGATTTTGGCATGTCGCAAACCTTAGAGCATGTACCCATTCGTTGGCACGTTACGTTTGAAAATCTTCAAAACTGGCCAATAGCAAGACCAAATCCGGCACGAACTACAAGCGATTTAAGCGGTAATCAATCCGACGAAAAAATTGGATTTTTAGGACAAGTAATCAGGCATACTATTTTAGGAGCGGAATTGTTTCCTGAAGGTGGATTTAATATCAGATTAGGTTATAATTTTAGAAGAGGTGAGGAGCTGCGCATTATAGACCAGCGCAATTTTTCAGGTTTGTCGGCTGGTATTTCAATTAAAATGAATAAAATGCGCTTTAGCTATACCCACGCTAAATATACAAGTGCAGCGAATTCCAACTTCTTTGGTTTGCAAATAGATTTACAGTAA
- the cmk gene encoding (d)CMP kinase gives MSKITIAIDGFSSTGKSTVAKQIAKHLGYVYVDTGAMYRAVTFYAMQNGLICEADFNSKALINQLPKIDINFKFNKDLGFAEVYLNAINIEKQIRTLEVSSFVSKVAAISEVRQKLVEQQQKMGKDKGVVMDGRDIGTVVFPDAELKIFMNASAETRAKRRYKELLERGDKVLYEDVLKNVQERDYIDTNREDSPLVKADDAIEIDNSNMSLQEQFDMVMGLVTNTLEKTK, from the coding sequence ATGTCAAAAATCACCATAGCCATTGATGGCTTTTCTTCTACCGGAAAAAGTACCGTTGCGAAACAAATTGCGAAACATTTAGGTTATGTGTATGTCGATACGGGTGCCATGTACAGAGCCGTTACCTTTTATGCGATGCAAAATGGTTTAATTTGTGAGGCCGATTTTAACTCAAAAGCGCTTATAAATCAATTACCAAAAATTGATATCAATTTTAAATTCAATAAAGATTTAGGCTTTGCCGAAGTGTATTTAAATGCTATAAACATTGAAAAACAAATACGCACTCTAGAGGTTTCAAGTTTTGTAAGTAAGGTAGCTGCAATATCTGAAGTTAGGCAAAAATTAGTAGAGCAGCAGCAGAAAATGGGGAAAGATAAAGGGGTGGTTATGGATGGCCGCGATATTGGAACGGTTGTTTTTCCTGATGCGGAGCTTAAAATATTTATGAACGCTTCGGCTGAAACCAGAGCTAAAAGACGTTATAAAGAACTTTTGGAACGCGGTGATAAGGTTCTTTATGAAGATGTTTTAAAAAATGTGCAAGAACGTGATTACATCGATACCAATCGAGAAGATTCACCTCTGGTAAAAGCAGATGATGCTATAGAAATTGATAATTCAAATATGTCGCTACAAGAACAGTTTGATATGGTGATGGGTTTGGTTACAAATACTTTAGAAAAAACAAAATAA